The following proteins are encoded in a genomic region of Pan troglodytes isolate AG18354 chromosome 2, NHGRI_mPanTro3-v2.0_pri, whole genome shotgun sequence:
- the LOC107970568 gene encoding LOW QUALITY PROTEIN: uncharacterized protein LOC107970568 (The sequence of the model RefSeq protein was modified relative to this genomic sequence to represent the inferred CDS: inserted 1 base in 1 codon; substituted 1 base at 1 genomic stop codon), which translates to MALNSSQEECPSKRRPLATKGDEQAKVAWPALGARAAAVSCHQPSPDPQDTCLTQKHSSVRPLRGMAPCHFXQKGKPSQQKGQCHTRQPGAQQHKWPPKALWGPHPRHSDPSTXWFPGLRDPPGNLSA; encoded by the exons ATGGCTCTCAATTCCTCCCAAGAAGAATGTCCCTCTAAAAGGAGGCCGCTGGCCACAAAGGGAGATGAACAAGCCAAGGTAGCCTGGCCTGCACTTGGGGCCA GGGCTGCTGCTGTGTCTTGCCATCAACCCTCCCCAGACCCCCAGGACACCTGCCTCACCCAGAAG CACTCCTCCGTCAGGCCTCTGAGGGGGATGGCTCCATGCCACTTTTAGCAAAAGGGGAAACCATCGCAGCAGAAAGGCCAATGCCACACTAGACAGCCAGGAGCCCAGCAGCACAAGTGGCCCCCTAAGGCACTTTGGGGACCACACCCCCGTCACTCTGACCCCAGCA ACTGGTTCCCAGGCCTTCGGGATCCTCCTGGGAACCTCTCAGCATGA